Proteins from a single region of bacterium:
- a CDS encoding ABC transporter permease, which translates to MANYLYLAAHGVYVDAFVRTLRLSCYVTFGTLILAYPTALVLRRLHSRFGSTLILGLSFPILAGPLVIVMGWMLLLPQHGPINHLLMSLGLVGRPIEFIGTETGVIMALVQFTLAFAVLNIFNSLLRIDRSLIEAAGSLGANPLRAFRHVTWPLSLPGVFSASILAFALAAGAFMAPYYLGGDTLLVATTLVTQFMLTSFNWELASAAAIVLVILSMGLMFGYSTVIARVIERRFGGHARDAS; encoded by the coding sequence ATGGCCAACTATCTGTACCTCGCCGCGCACGGAGTCTACGTCGATGCCTTCGTTCGAACGCTGCGGCTGTCGTGCTACGTGACGTTCGGCACATTGATTCTAGCGTACCCCACGGCGCTGGTGCTCCGTCGCCTTCACTCCCGGTTCGGCAGCACGCTGATCCTGGGATTGAGTTTCCCAATTCTCGCCGGCCCGCTCGTCATCGTGATGGGCTGGATGTTGCTCCTGCCCCAGCATGGTCCCATCAACCACCTGCTCATGAGTCTGGGTCTGGTGGGGCGACCGATCGAGTTCATCGGCACGGAAACGGGCGTGATCATGGCGCTCGTGCAGTTCACTCTGGCGTTCGCGGTGTTGAACATCTTCAACTCGCTCTTACGGATCGATCGGTCGCTCATCGAGGCAGCCGGCAGCCTCGGGGCCAACCCGCTCCGAGCCTTCCGGCACGTGACGTGGCCGCTGAGTCTCCCGGGGGTATTCTCCGCGTCCATTCTTGCGTTCGCGCTGGCCGCCGGGGCGTTCATGGCCCCGTACTACCTCGGCGGCGATACGCTCCTTGTCGCGACAACGCTGGTGACGCAGTTCATGCTCACGTCGTTCAACTGGGAGCTGGCCTCCGCGGCGGCCATCGTTCTGGTGATACTCTCCATGGGCCTCATGTTCGGCTACAGTACGGTCATCGCGCGAGTGATCGAGCGGCGGTTCGGCGGCCACGCGAGGGACGCGAGCTGA
- a CDS encoding FAD binding domain-containing protein yields the protein MEVQAPRTLDEALEMKAARPESVPIAGGTDLMIDLNFHRRRPPVLMDVSRLPELCAWRRDDDTMVLGAGIIYSRVIAELREFVPLVQAARSIGSPQIRNRGTVGGNVGTASPAGDVLPVLAAYGAEVLVASGRRGVRAVSWSEFFRGPKKTCLAPDELITGVRWRRSVGPGSFSKVGPRNAMVIAVASVCLVLDEARRGVRVALGSVGPTVLRAPAAEAEITRAMARLGLWDDPRAPLAAHDSEAFGERVAEAARPIDDVRGTRTYRRHACRVLARRALAWVLEDRRVPAGGIT from the coding sequence ATGGAGGTACAGGCGCCGCGGACGCTGGACGAGGCGCTCGAGATGAAGGCGGCGCGCCCCGAATCGGTGCCCATCGCCGGCGGCACAGATCTCATGATCGACCTGAACTTCCACCGGCGCCGGCCCCCGGTCCTCATGGACGTGTCGCGGCTCCCGGAACTGTGCGCATGGCGGCGCGACGATGACACGATGGTGCTCGGCGCCGGTATCATCTATAGCCGCGTCATCGCCGAACTGCGCGAGTTCGTCCCGCTGGTGCAGGCGGCCAGGTCGATCGGCTCTCCTCAAATCCGGAACCGCGGCACCGTGGGAGGCAATGTGGGGACTGCGTCTCCGGCCGGGGACGTCCTTCCCGTGCTGGCTGCCTACGGGGCCGAGGTGCTCGTCGCATCGGGCCGGCGCGGCGTTCGAGCCGTGTCGTGGTCCGAGTTCTTCCGGGGTCCCAAGAAGACGTGCCTGGCGCCGGACGAACTGATCACCGGGGTACGCTGGCGCCGGTCCGTCGGGCCCGGCTCATTTTCGAAGGTGGGACCTCGGAACGCGATGGTCATCGCCGTGGCGAGTGTGTGCCTTGTCCTCGACGAGGCACGCCGGGGCGTGCGGGTCGCGCTCGGTTCAGTCGGGCCGACGGTCTTGCGTGCGCCGGCCGCGGAGGCGGAGATCACGCGCGCCATGGCACGTCTCGGCCTGTGGGACGATCCTCGGGCCCCGCTTGCGGCGCACGACTCGGAGGCCTTTGGAGAGCGTGTCGCGGAAGCGGCGCGTCCGATCGACGACGTTCGCGGGACCCGCACATACCGCCGGCACGCATGCCGCGTCCTCGCGCGCCGGGCGCTCGCGTGGGTGCTGGAGGATCGGCGAGTCCCGGCCGGCGGGATCACCTGA
- a CDS encoding (2Fe-2S)-binding protein, whose protein sequence is MLVRVTVNGEQRTADVWPGASLLSMLREHLGLPGSKNACEQGECGSCSVWLDGALVCSCLVLAAQVEGRDVRTVESLTPEGGSLHPVQEAFAAAGAVQCGFCTPGFIVAVVDLLRRDPSPSDAAIREALSGNLCRCTGYQKILDAVRLAAGRVPARPLESPD, encoded by the coding sequence ATGCTCGTCCGCGTCACCGTCAACGGCGAGCAGCGCACCGCCGATGTGTGGCCCGGTGCCAGTCTTCTGTCCATGCTGCGGGAACATCTCGGCCTCCCCGGATCCAAGAACGCATGCGAGCAGGGGGAATGCGGGTCGTGCTCGGTGTGGCTCGACGGCGCACTCGTGTGCTCCTGCCTGGTGCTCGCGGCGCAGGTCGAAGGCCGTGACGTGCGGACGGTTGAATCACTCACGCCCGAAGGAGGCAGCCTGCATCCGGTGCAGGAGGCGTTTGCCGCCGCCGGAGCGGTGCAGTGCGGATTCTGTACGCCGGGGTTCATCGTTGCGGTCGTCGACCTTTTGCGTCGCGATCCTTCGCCGAGCGACGCCGCCATCCGGGAAGCGCTCTCTGGAAATCTCTGCCGGTGTACCGGGTACCAGAAGATCCTGGACGCCGTGAGACTCGCGGCCGGGCGAGTGCCGGCCCGCCCCCTGGAGTCGCCGGACTAA
- a CDS encoding ABC transporter permease, whose amino-acid sequence MRSNTLAGGLLEILSYLFVALVYLYVLAPALVVVVGSFNSAPSFPSAFESFTLRWYRELLQHREFMDSMRISVVIAAAAAAIATLLGVPAAFAFVRGRFRHRDTLAAFFMVPLVIPQIVLGLAMLQLLSLLRIPITTVGLVLVHAVFIMPFVLRAMVTSLTHFDRTLEEAAMSLGASRLRTLWHVTLPLTRAGLTAGFVLAFVMSFVNVPLSLFLASPMSTPLPVRVFAYMESRIDPLIAAVGASLVLLVFIVTFVLEKVLHLRLLV is encoded by the coding sequence ATGAGGAGCAACACGCTCGCGGGGGGACTCCTGGAGATTCTGTCCTACCTGTTTGTCGCGTTGGTATACCTCTACGTTCTTGCGCCGGCGCTCGTCGTCGTCGTCGGGTCGTTCAACTCGGCCCCGAGCTTCCCCAGTGCGTTCGAGTCCTTCACACTGCGCTGGTACCGCGAGCTCCTGCAGCATCGAGAATTCATGGACTCCATGCGGATCAGCGTGGTCATCGCCGCGGCGGCCGCGGCCATCGCCACCTTGCTGGGCGTCCCGGCTGCGTTCGCGTTCGTGCGCGGGCGATTCCGTCACCGGGACACGCTGGCCGCCTTCTTTATGGTGCCCCTCGTCATCCCTCAGATCGTGTTGGGCCTTGCCATGCTGCAGCTCCTCAGCCTGTTGCGGATTCCGATCACCACCGTGGGCTTGGTGCTTGTCCATGCCGTCTTCATTATGCCGTTCGTGCTCCGTGCGATGGTAACCAGTCTGACGCACTTCGACCGCACGCTGGAAGAGGCGGCGATGAGCCTGGGTGCATCCCGTCTTCGCACACTCTGGCACGTGACGCTTCCACTGACCCGCGCCGGGCTGACGGCCGGGTTTGTCCTGGCCTTTGTCATGTCGTTTGTCAACGTTCCGCTCTCCCTGTTCCTGGCGTCTCCGATGAGCACGCCGCTGCCGGTCCGGGTCTTCGCGTACATGGAGTCCCGCATCGATCCTCTCATCGCCGCGGTGGGGGCGTCGCTCGTGCTGCTGGTCTTTATCGTCACGTTCGTGCTCGAGAAAGTTCTGCATCTCCGGTTGCTGGTGTGA
- a CDS encoding ABC transporter ATP-binding protein, which produces MSDVRLREVSKSFGEVRAVDHVSLDVQAGEFVSLLGPSGCGKTTTLRLIAGFERVTSGDIFIGGGDVTTMPAYQRNIGMVFQHYALFPHMTVRENVAFGLRMRRVPAAEAARRVSDVLDLLHLSGLGNRYHHQLSGGQQQRVALARALVIKPQILLLDEPLSNLDAKLREEMRVELRQVQRQVGITTVFVTHDQEEALVMSDRIAVMNHGRIIQYGTPADIYQRPAHSFVAGFIGQSNLLWGEVQSQENGLARVRVDSGLEVVARSDQPVPPGRRVLVMIRQSRVKVGRETPQTALNSFAARLEFVTYLGEAVQYLCRVGELRLVATAAIDADAPSFQPGAPVTVSWRPDDCLVLRE; this is translated from the coding sequence GTGAGTGACGTCAGGCTGCGCGAGGTGAGCAAGAGCTTCGGCGAGGTGCGGGCCGTCGATCACGTCTCGCTGGACGTGCAGGCCGGGGAGTTCGTCTCACTCCTGGGACCCTCGGGCTGCGGCAAAACCACAACGCTCCGGCTCATTGCGGGCTTCGAGCGCGTCACAAGCGGGGATATCTTCATCGGTGGCGGCGATGTGACAACCATGCCCGCCTACCAACGCAACATCGGCATGGTGTTCCAGCACTATGCGCTGTTCCCCCACATGACCGTTCGCGAGAACGTCGCTTTCGGACTGCGAATGCGGCGGGTGCCCGCCGCGGAAGCGGCTCGGCGCGTCTCGGATGTCCTCGACCTCCTCCACCTCTCGGGCCTGGGGAATCGCTACCACCACCAGCTCTCCGGCGGTCAGCAGCAGCGCGTGGCGCTTGCGCGGGCGCTGGTCATCAAACCGCAGATTCTCCTGCTCGACGAACCGCTGTCCAACCTCGACGCCAAGCTGCGCGAAGAGATGCGCGTGGAGCTCAGACAGGTCCAGCGGCAGGTCGGCATAACGACCGTCTTCGTCACCCACGATCAGGAAGAGGCCCTGGTCATGTCGGACCGGATCGCGGTGATGAATCACGGAAGGATCATCCAGTACGGCACGCCGGCCGACATCTACCAGCGGCCGGCCCACAGTTTCGTTGCCGGTTTCATCGGGCAATCCAACCTGCTATGGGGGGAGGTTCAGAGTCAGGAGAACGGTCTCGCCAGAGTCCGCGTCGACTCGGGCCTCGAGGTCGTCGCCCGGTCCGATCAACCCGTGCCGCCCGGGCGCCGCGTGTTGGTGATGATACGGCAGTCTCGCGTGAAGGTCGGTCGCGAGACGCCGCAGACGGCATTGAACAGCTTCGCCGCACGGCTCGAGTTCGTCACGTATCTCGGTGAGGCCGTCCAGTACCTGTGCCGCGTGGGAGAGCTGCGCCTCGTCGCCACGGCGGCGATCGACGCGGACGCCCCGTCGTTCCAGCCGGGAGCGCCCGTCACGGTGTCCTGGCGGCCGGACGACTGCCTCGTGTTGAGAGAATAG
- a CDS encoding ABC transporter substrate-binding protein yields MKRVRSSPEVARGRGPRQTRRRFLAQAGVAALGAAAARPAWLGGTITRAQAQGRRQIVVSTWGGVTEDGLRKFVAPTFERKYNATVAYDLGGAAARYNKLLAQAANPQINIMLNVEDVLVDGIERGLLAKYAPSSVPNVKDLYDWATPKSIEGYGAAYSVLAYGLLTATGKIGKPVTSWRDLWRPEFRGKLAIAAPSHSQMPMLLIAAAELNGGSQANIEPGLAALGQLRPIKQSFFWTDYAALVRSGDVIIATEFDYYGLIMRQQGYGVSWIMPQEKGFGSLECAAIVKGAPNQELAEAYLNLMFDPDVQRNIATQTFQGPSNKRVKVGLPLSEQILYGPRLRHVRWFDAKFINDNKGRWIERINTEVVPKWRL; encoded by the coding sequence GTGAAACGAGTGCGCTCGTCACCCGAGGTCGCGCGTGGCCGGGGACCCCGGCAGACACGGCGTCGGTTCCTGGCCCAGGCCGGGGTGGCTGCGCTCGGCGCGGCGGCGGCCCGGCCGGCGTGGCTCGGCGGGACGATCACGCGGGCGCAGGCCCAGGGACGCAGGCAGATCGTGGTGTCCACGTGGGGCGGCGTCACCGAGGATGGGCTCAGGAAGTTTGTGGCGCCGACCTTTGAGCGCAAGTACAATGCCACGGTGGCCTATGATCTCGGCGGCGCCGCCGCGCGCTACAACAAGCTGCTGGCACAGGCGGCCAACCCGCAGATCAACATCATGCTGAACGTCGAGGACGTCCTTGTCGACGGGATCGAGCGCGGGCTGCTCGCCAAGTACGCCCCGAGCAGCGTGCCCAACGTGAAGGATCTCTACGATTGGGCGACGCCGAAATCGATCGAAGGATATGGGGCGGCCTACTCCGTGCTCGCGTATGGACTGCTCACGGCGACGGGCAAGATCGGGAAGCCGGTCACCAGCTGGCGCGACCTCTGGCGGCCGGAGTTCCGGGGCAAGCTGGCCATCGCCGCCCCCTCCCACTCGCAAATGCCGATGCTGCTGATCGCCGCCGCCGAGCTGAATGGAGGCAGCCAGGCGAACATCGAACCGGGGCTCGCCGCACTGGGGCAGCTCCGGCCGATCAAGCAGTCGTTCTTCTGGACCGACTACGCCGCGCTCGTACGGTCCGGCGACGTCATCATCGCCACGGAATTTGACTACTACGGTCTGATCATGCGACAGCAAGGATACGGAGTGTCCTGGATCATGCCGCAGGAGAAGGGCTTCGGCTCGCTGGAGTGCGCGGCGATCGTGAAGGGTGCCCCGAACCAGGAGCTGGCCGAAGCGTACCTCAACCTCATGTTCGATCCCGACGTGCAGAGGAACATCGCGACGCAGACCTTCCAGGGGCCGTCCAACAAGCGGGTGAAAGTCGGTCTCCCGCTGTCCGAGCAGATTCTGTACGGCCCACGGCTCCGGCACGTGCGGTGGTTCGATGCCAAGTTTATCAATGATAATAAAGGGCGCTGGATCGAACGGATCAATACGGAGGTTGTTCCGAAGTGGCGGCTGTAG
- a CDS encoding 8-oxoguanine deaminase — protein sequence MRGGRGPSKAAADDRTALEEVSAGSPGRKILIDTCQVVVTMDDAGTEIPSGSILVDGGGISWVGAGNPPDVDNVIRVDGRGTVAVPGFVNTHHHFYQALTRVRAQGQGLFGWLRTLYPVWAALDEEWARTAARVALAELALSGCSTTCDHPYLFPKGSLAVLAAEVDAAREVGLRFHLCRGSMDRGVSHGGLPPDSIVEDADVILAETETAVRRFHDRAPGARCRLAIAPCSPFSVSHALMKESAALARRLGVRLHTHIAETVDEEAYCVETYGCRPLELLDSLGCLGRDVWLAHCVHVNDEDIRRIAGTGTGVAWCPTSNLRLGSGIAPARNLADAGAPVGLAVDGSASNDSGHMLAEARMGMLVSRTGLGSSLSARDVLRIATRGGAAVLGRDDIGSIEPGKRADIALVSVDGVWFAGAEADPVAAVLYCAPRCVRDLFVEGNAVVKNGCLVTADQDEIAATARRASRRIMAQNP from the coding sequence ATGCGTGGGGGTCGCGGGCCTTCAAAGGCTGCCGCCGATGACCGCACGGCCCTCGAGGAAGTCAGCGCCGGGAGTCCGGGCCGGAAGATCCTGATCGACACGTGCCAAGTCGTCGTGACCATGGACGATGCCGGAACCGAGATCCCGTCCGGCTCGATCCTCGTCGACGGCGGAGGGATCTCGTGGGTGGGTGCGGGCAACCCGCCGGACGTGGACAACGTCATCCGGGTGGACGGACGCGGTACGGTGGCCGTCCCGGGGTTCGTCAACACACACCATCATTTCTACCAGGCCCTCACCCGGGTGCGCGCGCAGGGCCAGGGGCTGTTCGGGTGGCTCCGGACCCTGTATCCGGTATGGGCGGCTCTCGACGAGGAGTGGGCACGGACGGCGGCGCGCGTCGCGCTCGCCGAGCTGGCGCTGTCGGGTTGCTCCACCACCTGCGACCATCCATATCTGTTCCCGAAGGGAAGCCTGGCCGTTCTCGCCGCCGAAGTGGACGCGGCCCGGGAGGTCGGTCTTCGGTTCCATCTGTGTCGGGGATCGATGGATCGCGGCGTTTCCCACGGAGGACTGCCCCCGGATTCGATCGTCGAGGACGCCGACGTGATCCTGGCCGAAACTGAGACCGCGGTGCGTCGGTTCCACGATCGGGCTCCCGGAGCCCGGTGCCGGCTCGCGATCGCTCCGTGTTCGCCGTTTTCCGTCAGCCATGCTCTCATGAAGGAATCCGCGGCGCTCGCCCGGCGGCTTGGGGTGCGGTTGCACACGCACATCGCTGAGACGGTCGACGAGGAAGCATACTGCGTGGAGACGTACGGATGCCGTCCACTCGAACTGCTGGACAGCCTCGGTTGCCTGGGGCGGGACGTATGGCTGGCGCACTGCGTGCACGTGAACGATGAGGACATCCGCCGCATCGCCGGGACGGGGACCGGCGTCGCATGGTGTCCGACCTCCAACCTCCGGCTCGGTTCGGGGATTGCGCCCGCACGGAACTTGGCGGATGCTGGGGCTCCGGTGGGGCTCGCGGTGGACGGCTCGGCTTCCAACGACTCAGGCCACATGCTCGCAGAGGCGCGAATGGGCATGCTCGTCTCCCGCACCGGTCTCGGCTCTTCGTTGAGCGCCAGGGACGTCCTCCGGATCGCGACCCGCGGAGGCGCCGCCGTCCTGGGACGGGACGACATCGGCTCCATAGAGCCGGGAAAGCGCGCGGATATCGCCCTCGTGAGCGTCGACGGCGTGTGGTTTGCCGGTGCGGAAGCCGACCCTGTGGCCGCGGTCCTGTACTGCGCGCCGCGATGCGTGCGGGACCTGTTTGTCGAGGGGAACGCCGTGGTCAAAAACGGCTGCCTCGTGACGGCCGACCAAGATGAGATCGCCGCGACTGCCCGCCGCGCGAGCCGTCGGATCATGGCGCAAAATCCATGA
- a CDS encoding amidohydrolase family protein: MIENGAVLTCDGEDRYLAPGRIVVRGGRIAQVLDGADDRLGARGIVSPPGEDEECDRVDAGGCTVIPGLVNCHTHLWLSLFRGELDDLTLFPWLRRLGPLSGELNDAAILRATYFGMAESLLSGTTCLCECCRYAPDLSAHVAAAIGCRLVVGGMPPSELFGIPLPHDYGRLVARTHRAAGTHDGSRNLVSVWAGAHSVYNCSADFLREAKRTATAHGYDFYIHLAECRDEVDAIRGRHGRTPVRYAADLGLLDPRTVAVHCVWLSDDDIRLFRQTGARMAHCPVSNAKLGSGVAPVTKYRAAGITVGLGTDSMVSNNTLSLFQEMRFSVLIQRAVLLDAAALTAADALRLATIEAARTLGLEREIGSIEHGKWADLVLVRSSRPGPITKETALSDVVYSAQRDEIEAVYVGGERVVSRGRLTRIDEASLKERIRGARPRE, translated from the coding sequence GTGATCGAGAACGGCGCCGTCCTGACCTGCGACGGCGAGGATCGCTACCTTGCCCCCGGGCGGATCGTCGTGCGGGGCGGGCGGATCGCACAGGTCCTGGATGGCGCCGACGATCGTCTGGGGGCGCGCGGCATCGTCTCGCCTCCCGGCGAGGACGAAGAGTGTGATCGGGTCGATGCCGGCGGTTGTACCGTCATTCCCGGGCTGGTCAACTGCCACACGCACCTCTGGCTCAGCCTGTTCCGGGGCGAGCTCGACGACCTCACGCTCTTTCCATGGCTTCGCCGCCTCGGGCCGCTGTCCGGGGAACTCAACGACGCGGCGATCCTGCGGGCCACTTACTTCGGCATGGCCGAGTCGCTGCTGTCGGGCACAACCTGCCTCTGCGAGTGCTGCCGGTACGCGCCGGACCTCAGCGCGCACGTCGCGGCGGCAATCGGCTGCCGGCTCGTGGTCGGGGGGATGCCGCCCAGCGAGCTGTTCGGCATCCCGCTGCCCCACGACTATGGACGCCTCGTGGCCCGGACGCATCGCGCGGCCGGGACCCACGACGGAAGTCGGAACCTGGTGTCCGTCTGGGCCGGAGCGCACTCCGTCTACAACTGCTCCGCTGATTTCCTGCGGGAGGCCAAACGCACCGCGACCGCGCACGGGTACGATTTCTACATTCACCTGGCCGAATGCCGCGACGAGGTCGACGCGATCAGGGGACGGCACGGGCGGACGCCGGTGCGGTACGCGGCCGACCTGGGGTTGCTCGATCCGCGCACGGTGGCCGTGCACTGCGTGTGGCTGTCGGACGACGACATCCGCCTGTTCCGGCAAACCGGAGCCCGGATGGCGCACTGCCCGGTGAGTAATGCCAAACTCGGGAGCGGTGTCGCGCCGGTGACGAAGTACCGCGCCGCCGGCATCACCGTCGGGCTGGGCACCGACAGCATGGTCAGCAATAACACGCTGTCGCTGTTCCAGGAGATGCGTTTCAGCGTTCTGATCCAGCGGGCCGTCCTCCTGGACGCGGCCGCGCTCACCGCCGCCGACGCCTTGAGGTTGGCGACGATAGAGGCCGCCCGGACGCTGGGGCTGGAGCGGGAGATCGGTTCGATTGAGCACGGCAAGTGGGCAGATCTCGTCCTTGTGCGGTCGAGCCGCCCCGGTCCCATCACCAAGGAGACGGCGCTGTCCGACGTCGTGTACTCGGCTCAGCGGGACGAGATCGAGGCCGTCTACGTCGGAGGCGAGCGCGTCGTGTCCCGCGGGCGCCTCACGCGAATCGATGAGGCCTCGCTGAAGGAACGGATTCGAGGAGCGCGGCCGCGTGAGTGA